In Amycolatopsis sp. FBCC-B4732, the genomic stretch CGAAGTCCGAAATGTCGTACTGGTGGTTCGCGCGGTCGGTCTGGCCGATCGCCTGCACCGACGACGGCGCGAGGTGCTTCGGGTTCGCCGTCGACGGGTAGTACTGGAACGGCTCGTGGTGCGGGCTGTAGTCCACGACCGCGTTGCCGCCGACGTTCGTGTGGGTCTGACCGCACACCGCGTAGCCGTTGGCCGAACCCGTCGGGCGGAAGCCGCCCTGGAACCAGCCCCACGTGACACGGCGCTGGTTGAGCAGGTCACCGATGTTCCGGCCGTGCATCGTGGCCAGGTTGTCCTTGCTCGTGTGGTTCTTGCCCGAGCAGTCGTCCCACGCCGGGTCCGGGTCGTTGATCATCGTGCCGACGCCGTTCGCGTCCGGCGACTGCACGGCGTAGGCGTCGCTGACCGGCTCGTGCGTCACCGGGTCGACCGCCTGCACGCCGTGGGTGTTGCCCGAGATCAGGTTCAGCGCGCCCGGCGTCGACGGCCCGAAGTTCGTGTCGAACGAGTTGTCGTTCAGCGCGTAGTTCTGGGCGTAGTTCCACATGCCGGTGACGGTGTTGCCGTCGTAGTAGTCCATCACCAGGCCGGGCTCGCCGAACAGGACCGGCTGGCCGGTGCACTTGTCCGTTTCGGTCTTCTCGACGAACTTGTCCATCTTGCCGCCGTTGAACGCGGCCTGCTCGGCGCCGTAGTTGTGGTTCTGGTCGCAGGTCAGCGCCTGCTCGTGGGTGAGCCGCTTCGGGTTGTACGCGTTCGGGTTGTCGGTCAGCAGCTTCTTGTCGAGGCCGTTGACCTTCGGGGTGCCGTGCGCGGCGGTGAACGGGGTGCCGTCGGTGTTGGCCGCGTTCGGGTAGGTGCCGAAGTAGTGGTCGAACGAGATGTTCTCGCCGAAGATGACCACGACGTGCTTGATCGGCGTCGACGTCGGGATCCAGTGCGCGGGGAAGAGGTTCAGTGGTTGGGCTTCCGCCGCGGTCGACGCGGAGCCGGTGACGATGGCCAGCGTGGCCACCGAGGCGAGGGCCCCGGCGCCGAGCAGGCCACGCCGTCGCCGGCGGGTTCTCTTGTCCACAGTGGAGATTCCTTTCGTGGTGGGATCGCTTGTCAGGCGAGCAAAGTGCGGCCGAAGTGGTCGTCCGGGCCGGTGACGCCCGGCAGCGCGAAGAAGTAGCCGCCGCCGAACGGGGAGATGTAGTCGGTCAGGGGTTCGTCGGCCAGCCGCGTCTGGACCGCCTCGAACTGACGCTCCAGGTCCTGCTGGTAGCAGACGAAGATCAGGCCCATGTCGAGGTTGCCGTTGCTGTCGACGCCGCGGTCGTAGTTCACCGCGCGGCGCAGGATCCGGCTGGCGTCGGTCTCCGGCGTGCGCGGGTTGGCCTTGCGGATGTGGCAGGTCAGCGGGATCACCGTGCCGATCGGGTCGTCGGCGTAGCGCGGGGCGTCGGTCTCCTCGGTGCCGTCGAGCGGGGCACCGGTGTCGCGGCGGCGGCCGAACATGTTCTCCTGCTCGGCCAGCGATACCCGGTCCCAGAACTCCACGAGCATCCGGATCAGCCGGACCACCTGGTAGCTGCCGCCCGCGGTCCACGCGGGTTCGCCGGCCCCGGTCGTCCACACCAGACCGTCCACTTCGGACCCGGTCGGATTGGCGGTGCCGTCCTTGAAGCCCATCAGGTTGCGCGGGGTGCCCGCCGGGCGCGGCGGGGAGCTGAACCCGGAGAGCTTCCAGCGCGGCTGCATGCCGCCGCGGGTCGCGCGGGCGATGTCGCGCAGCGCGTGCAGCACGGTGTCGGTCGAGTTCGCCGACAGCGTCAGGCTGAGGTCGCCGTGGCACTGCGCGGGGTCGAGGGCGTCGTGGGGGAACGTCGTCATCGGCTTGAGCTTGGCCGGTTTGAGCTTCGCCAGGCCGAAGCGGTCGTCGAACAGCGACGAGCCCGCGCCGAGGATCACGCCCAGGTCGCCGCCGGGCACGACGGGCCCGAGCACCCCGGAGTCGGCGGGCGGCGCGCTGATGCCGAGCGC encodes the following:
- a CDS encoding phospholipase C produces the protein MDKRTRRRRRGLLGAGALASVATLAIVTGSASTAAEAQPLNLFPAHWIPTSTPIKHVVVIFGENISFDHYFGTYPNAANTDGTPFTAAHGTPKVNGLDKKLLTDNPNAYNPKRLTHEQALTCDQNHNYGAEQAAFNGGKMDKFVEKTETDKCTGQPVLFGEPGLVMDYYDGNTVTGMWNYAQNYALNDNSFDTNFGPSTPGALNLISGNTHGVQAVDPVTHEPVSDAYAVQSPDANGVGTMINDPDPAWDDCSGKNHTSKDNLATMHGRNIGDLLNQRRVTWGWFQGGFRPTGSANGYAVCGQTHTNVGGNAVVDYSPHHEPFQYYPSTANPKHLAPSSVQAIGQTDRANHQYDISDFDDSLKAGSMPAVSFLKAPEYQDGHAGYSDPLDEQQFVAGEINKIQQSPDWKSTAIVLAYDDSDGWYDHQAPKVINGSHDAAQDQAVCTGKPAKLGGYADRCGYGPRLPLLVISPYSKVNHVDHTLTDQTSVLKFIEDNWFAGRIGDSSFDSRAGSLDGMFDFWWPRAKKVTLDPKTGAVTHS
- a CDS encoding Dyp-type peroxidase; this translates as MTGLPRRSFLRRAAVGAGLTVAAGAGLGASSAVIDSAAPVPFHGRNQAAILRNPPAQTIVASFDVVAESKAELTDLFRAITDRARFLTTGGAPAALGISAPPADSGVLGPVVPGGDLGVILGAGSSLFDDRFGLAKLKPAKLKPMTTFPHDALDPAQCHGDLSLTLSANSTDTVLHALRDIARATRGGMQPRWKLSGFSSPPRPAGTPRNLMGFKDGTANPTGSEVDGLVWTTGAGEPAWTAGGSYQVVRLIRMLVEFWDRVSLAEQENMFGRRRDTGAPLDGTEETDAPRYADDPIGTVIPLTCHIRKANPRTPETDASRILRRAVNYDRGVDSNGNLDMGLIFVCYQQDLERQFEAVQTRLADEPLTDYISPFGGGYFFALPGVTGPDDHFGRTLLA